In Sorghum bicolor cultivar BTx623 chromosome 10, Sorghum_bicolor_NCBIv3, whole genome shotgun sequence, one genomic interval encodes:
- the LOC8069248 gene encoding uncharacterized protein LOC8069248: MDDTLICRRRRLLGPPPPDHDWRRRVMTIASMGVLSRGEREFAVAEVKFFYGRRTLRSDKVYADIFWLRSSSPVPGGGAIVDGQWKSARVPVLASSSSSGDKSHPITWQDFSWQTDTVVPVHNRLCWVNNYRGILFCDLFQEPTPTLSLVRFPSTDDDVRTIPASCRRLYCGASAIDAGRALKFVRVIRRRHDGKAAAAAAGRTRLHHHLPNPGVGHHGVEQGLHGHLRRAVVCQPP, from the coding sequence ATGGATGATACCCTCAtatgtcgccgccgccgtcttcttggtcctcctcctcctgatcACGACTGGCGGCGGCGCGTGATGACCATCGCATCCATGGGCGTCTTGAGCCGAGGCGAGCGAGAGTTTGCGGTGGCAGAAGTCAAATTTTTCTACGGTCGCCGCACCCTCCGCTCTGATAAGGTCTATGCTGACATCTTTTGGCTGCGATCATCATCTCCTGTTCCTGGTGGTGGTGCCATTGTTGACGGCCAATGGAAGTCTGCCCGCGTACCAGTCCtcgcaagcagcagcagcagcggtgaCAAGTCTCATCCTATTACCTGGCAAGATTTCAGCTGGCAGACCGACACAGTCGTCCCTGTCCACAACCGCCTGTGCTGGGTGAACAACTACCGTGGCATCCTCTTTTGTGACCTGTTCCAAGAGCCCACCCCTACTCTCTCCTTGGTCCGCTTCCCTTCAACTGACGACGACGTTCGCACCATTCCTGCATCCTGCCGCCGGCTCTACTGCGGCGCGTCCGCCATCGACGCCGGCCGTGCGCTCAAGTTCGTCAGAGTCATCCGCCGTCGTCATGATGgcaaagccgccgccgccgccgcagggaGGACGAGGCTTCACCATCACCTGCCAAACCCTGGTGTTGGACACCATGGTGTGGAGCAAGGACTACACGGTCACCTCCGACGAGCTGTGGTCTGTCAACCCCCCTGA